A genomic segment from Pistricoccus aurantiacus encodes:
- the flhA gene encoding flagellar biosynthesis protein FlhA, with protein sequence MKALGQLLGNRAGGASMFGDLQLKLLAGPLLIIMILSMMILPLPPFALDMLFTFNIALSIMVLLVSMFTQKPLDFAAFPAVLLFTTLLRLSLNVASTRVVLLEGHQGGDAAGKVIEAFGQFLIGGNFAVGLVVFLILVIINFMVITKGAGRIAEVGARFMLDAMPGKQMAIDADLNAGLIGEDDARTRRAEVSQEADFYGSMDGASKFVRGDAMAGLVIMVVNVIGGLLIGMLQHDLAFADAARTYTLLTIGDGLVAQIPALVISTAAGVTVSRVTTEQDVGQQMISQLFVNPRVLWLAAGVMGLLGLVPGMPNLVFLLFTGFLGGLAWWLKHSEEKRIVEEANSAPPPPPPEAPEASWDDVQLVDTLGLEVGHRLIPLVDQRQQGELLGRIKSVRKKFAQEVGFLPPVVHIRDNLELGPNTYLVSLKGVEIGRAEAYPGKWLAIDPGQTTGQVEGIATQDPAFGLPALWIDASQREHAQVYGYTVVDASTVVATHLNHLLHRYSSEMLGRQEVQQLLDKLGENDKALVEEVVPKAVSLTTLQRLLQNLLEEQVSIRDMRTILDVLAEHGASQDPNDLTALVRIALGRAIAQQWFPGGQDMHVIGLDSRLEQVLMQALNGGGAMEPGLADTLMGQAQNALNRQETSGEPPVLVVQHALRPLMSRFLRKHLPQLAVMSQAELPDDRLLKVTQLIGSAS encoded by the coding sequence ATGAAGGCACTGGGGCAGTTACTGGGCAATCGCGCTGGCGGTGCCTCGATGTTCGGCGATCTGCAGCTGAAACTGCTGGCGGGGCCGCTTCTGATCATCATGATCCTTTCGATGATGATCCTGCCGCTGCCGCCCTTTGCCCTGGACATGCTGTTCACCTTCAATATCGCCCTGTCCATCATGGTGCTGCTGGTCAGCATGTTCACCCAGAAGCCGCTGGATTTCGCCGCCTTTCCGGCGGTCTTGCTGTTTACCACCCTGCTGCGGCTGTCCCTCAACGTGGCCTCCACCCGGGTGGTGCTGCTGGAAGGTCACCAAGGCGGCGACGCCGCGGGCAAGGTCATCGAGGCCTTCGGCCAGTTCCTGATCGGCGGCAATTTCGCCGTGGGCCTGGTGGTCTTCCTGATTCTCGTCATCATCAACTTCATGGTCATCACCAAGGGCGCCGGGCGCATCGCCGAGGTGGGGGCGCGCTTCATGCTCGACGCCATGCCCGGCAAGCAGATGGCCATCGACGCGGACCTCAACGCCGGTCTTATCGGCGAGGACGATGCCCGTACCCGGCGCGCCGAGGTATCCCAAGAAGCGGATTTCTACGGCAGCATGGATGGCGCCAGCAAGTTCGTGCGCGGCGATGCCATGGCGGGCTTGGTGATCATGGTAGTCAACGTGATCGGCGGCCTGCTGATCGGCATGCTGCAGCACGATCTCGCTTTTGCCGACGCCGCCCGTACCTATACGCTGCTGACCATCGGCGACGGCCTGGTGGCGCAGATTCCCGCTTTGGTGATTTCCACCGCCGCCGGTGTGACCGTGTCCCGGGTGACCACGGAGCAAGACGTGGGGCAGCAGATGATCAGCCAGTTGTTCGTCAATCCTCGGGTCTTGTGGCTGGCCGCCGGGGTGATGGGATTGCTCGGCCTGGTGCCGGGAATGCCCAATCTTGTGTTCCTGCTGTTCACCGGCTTCCTCGGCGGGCTGGCCTGGTGGCTCAAGCACAGCGAGGAAAAGCGCATTGTCGAGGAAGCCAACAGCGCGCCGCCGCCTCCGCCCCCGGAAGCGCCGGAGGCGAGCTGGGACGACGTGCAGCTGGTGGACACCCTGGGGCTGGAAGTCGGCCATCGTCTGATTCCCCTGGTGGATCAGCGTCAGCAGGGGGAGCTCTTGGGCCGCATCAAGAGCGTGCGCAAGAAATTCGCCCAGGAAGTCGGCTTCCTGCCACCGGTGGTGCATATCCGCGACAATCTGGAACTGGGACCCAATACCTATCTGGTGTCCCTCAAGGGCGTGGAAATCGGCCGGGCGGAGGCCTATCCAGGAAAGTGGCTGGCCATCGATCCGGGTCAGACCACCGGTCAGGTGGAAGGCATCGCGACTCAAGACCCGGCCTTCGGCCTGCCGGCGCTATGGATCGACGCCAGTCAGCGGGAACACGCTCAGGTCTACGGCTATACGGTGGTTGACGCGAGCACCGTGGTGGCGACCCACCTCAACCATCTGCTGCACCGCTATTCCAGTGAAATGCTGGGGCGCCAGGAAGTCCAGCAGCTGCTGGACAAGCTCGGCGAAAACGACAAGGCCCTGGTGGAAGAGGTCGTGCCCAAGGCGGTATCTCTCACCACCTTGCAGCGTCTGCTGCAGAATCTGCTGGAAGAGCAGGTCTCGATTCGCGACATGCGCACCATCCTCGACGTACTGGCGGAACACGGCGCCAGCCAGGACCCCAACGATCTCACCGCGCTAGTGCGCATCGCCTTGGGTCGGGCCATTGCTCAGCAATGGTTCCCCGGCGGCCAGGACATGCATGTGATCGGGCTGGATAGCCGGCTCGAGCAGGTGTTGATGCAGGCCCTCAACGGCGGCGGCGCCATGGAGCCGGGCCTGGCGGATACCCTGATGGGCCAGGCGCAGAATGCGTTGAATCGTCAGGAAACCAGCGGCGAGCCGCCGGTACTGGTGGTGCAGCACGCGCTGCGTCCGCTGATGTCGCGTTTCCTGCGTAAACACCTGCCGCAGCTGGCGGTGATGTCCCAGGCGGAACTGCCGGATGATCGGCTGTTGAAGGTGACCCAGCTCATCGGCAGCGCTTCGTGA
- the flhB gene encoding flagellar biosynthesis protein FlhB yields MADETSDQEKTEEATPRRLQKARDDGQVARSRELTTFLLLLGGVMGLWFMGQLLNDQLSGVMEQAFTFDRAHAFEPNVMLVKALDLGQRTLLSLIPLFLLLTVLALAAPVMLGGWLFSGKSLKPQFSKLNPLKGLKRMFSSQALAELAKAIAKSVLVGGVATFFLMTHLGEFMTLMDMPTHQALAHALRLTAQACGLMILTLVVVILIDVPYQLWSHAKKMRMSKEEVKREHKESEGDPQQKARIRSQQQAMARGRMMSKVPAADVIVTNPTHYAVALAYDETGMGAPRVVAKGADQVAARIRELGREHRIPLLEAPPLARALYGHVDLDQEIPVALYTAVAEVLAWAFGLKRAQTEGSEAPVTPRNLPVPQELDIDAASGE; encoded by the coding sequence ATGGCCGACGAGACGAGCGATCAGGAAAAGACCGAAGAGGCGACGCCGCGACGCCTGCAGAAAGCGCGGGACGACGGCCAGGTAGCGCGTTCGCGAGAGCTGACCACCTTCTTGCTGCTGCTGGGTGGCGTGATGGGGCTGTGGTTCATGGGGCAGCTGCTCAACGATCAGCTGAGCGGCGTGATGGAGCAGGCGTTTACCTTCGATCGCGCTCACGCCTTCGAGCCCAACGTCATGCTGGTGAAGGCGCTGGACCTCGGGCAGAGAACCCTGCTATCGCTGATACCGCTGTTTCTGCTGCTGACGGTACTTGCCCTGGCGGCGCCGGTGATGTTGGGGGGCTGGCTGTTTTCCGGGAAATCCTTGAAGCCCCAGTTTTCCAAGCTCAATCCGCTCAAGGGGCTCAAGCGGATGTTTTCCAGCCAGGCCCTGGCGGAACTGGCCAAGGCGATCGCCAAGTCGGTGCTGGTGGGAGGTGTGGCCACCTTCTTCCTGATGACGCACCTGGGCGAGTTCATGACCTTGATGGACATGCCGACCCATCAGGCGTTGGCCCATGCACTGCGCCTGACGGCCCAGGCCTGCGGGCTGATGATCCTGACCCTGGTGGTGGTGATTCTGATCGACGTGCCCTACCAGCTATGGAGTCACGCCAAGAAGATGCGCATGAGCAAGGAGGAGGTCAAGCGCGAACACAAGGAATCCGAGGGCGATCCTCAGCAGAAGGCGCGCATTCGTTCCCAGCAGCAGGCTATGGCTCGTGGACGCATGATGAGCAAGGTGCCGGCGGCGGACGTGATCGTCACCAACCCCACCCATTACGCGGTGGCGCTGGCCTACGACGAAACCGGCATGGGCGCGCCTCGAGTCGTCGCCAAGGGCGCGGATCAGGTGGCGGCGCGGATTCGCGAGCTGGGCAGGGAGCACCGCATTCCCTTGCTGGAAGCACCGCCCCTGGCCCGGGCGCTGTACGGCCATGTGGATCTCGATCAGGAAATCCCCGTGGCGCTGTATACCGCGGTGGCGGAAGTGCTGGCCTGGGCCTTCGGCCTGAAACGCGCGCAAACGGAAGGCAGCGAGGCACCGGTCACGCCGCGGAATCTGCCGGTACCGCAGGAGCTGGATATTGATGCAGCGTCGGGAGAATAG
- a CDS encoding protein phosphatase CheZ, translated as MNSARTDKGSKSEISNEALVDRIGHITRMLHDSLRELGLDKEVEKVANAIPDTRDRLNYVVTVSERAAERALNAVDRVQPIQDELDIRTQGLNARWQNWLESEDACERTRQLALDTQAHLDDVTRSVQVTRDELLEIIMAQDFQDLTGQVIKKMTVVICGIEQQLLQVLLDSSSETKNLWQTGIKSRAVENSSPMASLINGPAVKANEVDTLSSQDQVDDLLDELGF; from the coding sequence GTGAATTCAGCTAGAACAGATAAAGGGTCAAAGAGCGAGATAAGCAATGAAGCGCTTGTCGACCGTATCGGCCATATCACCCGTATGTTGCATGACAGCCTGCGCGAGCTGGGGCTGGACAAGGAGGTCGAAAAGGTCGCCAACGCCATTCCAGACACCCGCGATCGGCTGAACTATGTCGTCACCGTCTCAGAGCGGGCGGCGGAACGGGCGCTGAATGCCGTCGATCGCGTGCAACCGATCCAAGACGAGCTCGATATCCGGACACAAGGCCTGAATGCCCGATGGCAGAACTGGCTGGAAAGCGAGGACGCCTGCGAGCGCACTCGGCAGCTGGCCTTGGATACCCAGGCGCATCTCGATGACGTGACCCGCTCGGTGCAGGTCACTCGAGATGAACTGCTTGAAATCATCATGGCGCAGGATTTTCAGGATCTCACCGGGCAGGTCATCAAGAAGATGACGGTGGTGATCTGCGGTATCGAGCAGCAGCTGCTGCAGGTTCTGCTGGATAGCAGCAGCGAGACCAAAAATCTGTGGCAGACCGGCATAAAGAGCAGGGCAGTAGAAAACTCTTCCCCAATGGCATCCTTGATCAATGGCCCCGCGGTCAAGGCGAATGAAGTAGATACTCTGAGCAGCCAGGACCAGGTGGACGACCTGCTGGACGAGCTGGGTTTTTAG
- the cheY gene encoding chemotaxis response regulator CheY — translation MFDKSIRILVVDDFPTMRRIVRSLLKELGFSNIDEAEDGKEGLRMLHQDRYDFVVSDWNMPNMDGLEMLTVIRKDEALKHLPVLMVTAEAKKENIIAAAQAGANGYVVKPFTAATLEEKIGKIFAKIGK, via the coding sequence ATGTTTGACAAGAGTATTCGCATTCTGGTGGTAGACGACTTTCCGACCATGCGGCGTATCGTACGCAGTCTGCTCAAGGAGCTTGGCTTCAGCAATATCGACGAGGCGGAAGATGGCAAGGAAGGGTTGAGGATGCTCCATCAGGACCGCTACGACTTCGTGGTGTCTGACTGGAACATGCCCAATATGGATGGATTGGAAATGCTTACGGTCATTCGAAAGGATGAGGCATTGAAGCATCTTCCCGTGTTGATGGTAACCGCAGAGGCCAAGAAGGAGAATATCATCGCCGCGGCCCAGGCCGGTGCCAATGGTTACGTGGTCAAACCCTTTACCGCCGCCACCCTTGAAGAAAAGATTGGCAAGATCTTTGCCAAGATCGGCAAATGA
- a CDS encoding protein-glutamate methylesterase/protein-glutamine glutaminase: protein MIAKKIKVLCVDDSALMRDLLTEIINAQPDMHVVATASDPLIARDLIKRHDPDVLTLDINMPRMDGLVFLTHLMRLRPMPVLMVSSLTRKNSKTSLKALELGAVDVIAKSGLGIRDNRMHDDSLIVDKIRAAAQSKPCRLGAAPRHALAALTSSSYPQASKRFVMIGASTGGTEAIRHVLEPLPENAPGIVIAQHMPSGFTRSFAERLDRSCRIKVSEATHGEPILPGHAYVAPGGIHLKVAREGTRYVLKLDDGEPVNRHRPSVDVLFESAAQHLGKLAIGILLTGMGKDGAAGLGRMRQAGAMTLAQNEATCVVYGMPREAVAQGAAREVLALSEIPRRLMESAASAAEH, encoded by the coding sequence TTGATAGCTAAGAAAATCAAGGTGCTATGCGTGGATGATTCCGCGTTGATGCGCGACCTGCTGACTGAAATAATCAACGCGCAGCCGGATATGCACGTCGTCGCCACCGCCTCTGATCCATTGATTGCCCGGGATCTGATCAAGCGTCACGACCCGGATGTATTGACGCTGGATATCAACATGCCGCGCATGGATGGCCTGGTATTTCTAACCCATTTGATGCGCCTGCGGCCAATGCCGGTACTGATGGTGTCGAGCCTGACTCGCAAGAACTCGAAGACAAGTCTCAAGGCGCTGGAGCTTGGCGCTGTGGACGTCATCGCGAAATCCGGCCTGGGAATCCGCGACAATCGGATGCATGACGATTCGTTGATTGTCGACAAGATTCGCGCCGCGGCGCAGTCCAAGCCTTGTCGGCTCGGCGCCGCGCCACGGCATGCCCTCGCCGCCTTGACATCTAGCTCTTATCCCCAAGCCAGCAAGCGATTCGTGATGATCGGCGCCTCCACTGGCGGCACCGAGGCCATTCGCCACGTGCTCGAGCCGCTGCCGGAAAACGCGCCGGGTATCGTGATCGCTCAGCACATGCCGAGCGGCTTCACTCGCTCCTTCGCGGAGCGTCTGGACCGTTCCTGTCGCATCAAGGTCAGCGAGGCGACCCACGGGGAGCCCATATTGCCCGGTCACGCCTACGTGGCCCCCGGGGGCATCCACTTGAAGGTAGCCCGCGAGGGTACCCGATACGTTCTCAAGCTGGATGACGGCGAGCCGGTCAATCGACACCGGCCTTCCGTGGATGTGCTTTTCGAGTCCGCGGCGCAGCACCTGGGAAAACTTGCCATCGGCATTCTATTGACCGGCATGGGCAAGGACGGGGCGGCGGGGCTTGGCAGGATGCGCCAGGCCGGCGCGATGACCTTGGCGCAGAACGAGGCTACCTGCGTGGTTTACGGCATGCCGCGAGAGGCGGTGGCGCAAGGCGCCGCGCGGGAAGTACTGGCCCTGAGCGAGATACCGCGTCGGCTCATGGAATCCGCTGCTAGCGCGGCTGAACACTGA
- a CDS encoding CheR family methyltransferase, translated as MFNKRDLVLMPADFERIRRLIYARAGIVLTEHKKEMVYSRLARRLQHHGMADFKEYIDQLERYPGSSEWDAFTNALTTNLTAFFREAHHFPLLAAHIAERRAPIRIWCAAASTGEEPYSIAMTAIETLGSAAANQVQVIGTDIDTDALEIARSGIYSVDQVLKLGPERVRRFFQRGKGSRGGLARVHPTVSRLVEFKSLNLCAPRWPLDGPFDVIFCRNVMIYFDRKTQAEILQRFAPMLKPDGLLIAGHSENFTQMDSRFRLLGKTVYGLK; from the coding sequence ATGTTCAATAAGCGCGATCTCGTCCTGATGCCGGCGGATTTCGAGCGAATCAGGCGCTTGATTTACGCCCGGGCCGGTATCGTGCTGACGGAGCATAAAAAGGAAATGGTCTATAGCCGCCTTGCCAGGCGGTTGCAGCACCATGGAATGGCCGATTTCAAGGAATATATCGATCAGCTGGAACGGTATCCCGGGTCGTCGGAATGGGACGCCTTCACCAATGCCTTGACCACCAATCTCACGGCTTTTTTCCGCGAGGCTCATCATTTCCCGTTGCTCGCGGCGCATATTGCCGAGCGTCGAGCGCCGATCCGGATCTGGTGCGCCGCCGCCTCTACCGGAGAAGAGCCTTACTCCATCGCGATGACGGCGATCGAGACGCTAGGGTCGGCGGCGGCGAATCAGGTCCAGGTGATCGGTACGGATATTGATACGGATGCCCTGGAGATCGCTCGCTCGGGTATCTATAGCGTCGATCAGGTTCTCAAGCTCGGCCCGGAGCGCGTCAGGCGTTTCTTTCAGCGAGGCAAGGGGAGTCGAGGAGGGCTAGCTCGGGTTCATCCCACGGTTTCGCGTCTCGTGGAGTTCAAGTCGTTGAATCTGTGTGCGCCTCGCTGGCCCCTTGATGGTCCTTTCGATGTCATATTCTGTCGCAACGTGATGATCTATTTCGATAGAAAGACCCAGGCGGAAATCCTCCAGCGGTTTGCCCCCATGCTGAAACCGGATGGATTGCTGATCGCCGGACATTCCGAGAACTTCACACAAATGGATAGCCGCTTTCGTCTTCTCGGAAAGACGGTTTATGGCTTGAAATAA
- a CDS encoding chemotaxis protein CheW, translating into MSEQQAIIRNEFGIDTDNQSRQYLVFSLGEEEYAVDILKVQEIRGYENVTRIANAPAFVKGVTNLRGVIVPIVDLRIKFDLEKVEYGDLTAVIVINIGQRIIGIVVDGVSDVMTLTPEQIKPTPEFGGALSTEYLYGLGSLEDRMLILVDIDKLLSSREMALMPEESRQAG; encoded by the coding sequence ATGAGCGAACAGCAGGCTATCATTCGTAATGAATTCGGTATCGATACCGATAATCAGAGCCGTCAATATCTCGTCTTCTCCCTGGGAGAGGAAGAGTACGCGGTGGATATTCTCAAGGTGCAGGAGATTCGTGGCTACGAAAACGTGACGCGTATCGCCAATGCGCCGGCCTTTGTCAAAGGGGTGACCAACCTGCGCGGCGTGATCGTGCCGATCGTGGATCTGCGTATCAAGTTCGATCTCGAGAAGGTGGAATACGGCGATCTGACCGCGGTCATCGTGATAAACATCGGGCAGCGTATTATCGGCATCGTGGTGGATGGGGTCTCCGATGTGATGACGCTGACGCCGGAACAGATCAAACCGACGCCGGAATTCGGCGGCGCCCTGTCCACGGAATATCTGTACGGCCTGGGAAGTCTCGAGGATCGCATGCTGATCCTGGTGGATATCGACAAGCTCTTGTCCAGCCGGGAAATGGCACTGATGCCCGAAGAAAGCCGGCAAGCCGGCTAA
- the cheA gene encoding chemotaxis protein CheA, whose translation MDISDFYATFFEEADELLADMERQLLDLDIETPDPEQLNAIFRAAHSIKGGAGTFGFDVLQHTTHLLENLLDHARHETLTLDQEIIDLFLFAKDGLQNQLSAYRSGAEPDAEEYATICQRLERLASQEVGQPVKKTQAAPAVAIPGQLSSSDIDGNTPRVEGDLQLLFSGIDEKNRGLLLEELAHLGEVKSTQGDEHCFEVRLATEVTAEDIETVMCFIIEPDQLRINKAAPEETDEEAPVEKTLVEKAPIEKKTVDKASKSPGTVSRQSKPKAAVESSIRVSVEKVDQIINLVGELIITQSMLDETVSRLQTSGNAALVNGMSLLQRNARDLQEAVMSIRMVPMDYVFSRFPRLVHDLAKQLGKEVELITDGEATELDKSLTERIIDPLTHLIRNSLDHGIETPEKREASGKPRTGRLTLSAQHQGGQILIEIVDDGAGMDREILLAKARENGLAMNGNISDDMSDEDVWQLIFAPGFSTSKTVSDVSGRGVGMDVVKRNIQSLGGHVEIFSRPGEGTTTRIVLPLTLAILDGMSVKVGNEIFVLPLSAVIESLQPTPSMLHVMNGRDLLLKVRDDYLPVVALNQLLDIDDACQEPTQGILVIVRGKGRRYALLVDRLVGQQQVVVKNLETNYRKVPGISAATILGDGSVSLILDIAGLHHLSCNQKERFEELQSS comes from the coding sequence ATGGATATCAGTGACTTTTACGCCACCTTTTTCGAAGAAGCGGACGAACTGCTGGCGGATATGGAACGCCAGCTGCTGGATCTGGATATCGAGACGCCTGACCCGGAGCAGCTCAACGCGATTTTTCGCGCGGCACACTCGATCAAGGGCGGTGCGGGCACCTTCGGTTTCGATGTCCTGCAGCATACGACCCATCTGCTGGAGAACCTGCTGGACCACGCGCGCCACGAGACGCTGACCCTCGACCAGGAAATCATAGACCTCTTCCTGTTCGCCAAGGATGGTCTGCAGAATCAACTGAGCGCCTATCGAAGCGGCGCGGAACCGGACGCCGAAGAATACGCGACTATTTGCCAACGGCTCGAAAGGCTCGCCAGCCAGGAAGTCGGCCAGCCGGTCAAGAAAACGCAAGCCGCGCCCGCGGTCGCGATCCCTGGGCAGCTGTCATCCTCCGATATCGACGGGAACACGCCGCGAGTCGAAGGCGATCTGCAGCTGCTTTTTTCTGGGATAGACGAGAAGAATCGTGGGCTCCTGCTCGAGGAGCTGGCGCATCTAGGGGAGGTCAAGTCAACCCAGGGAGACGAGCATTGCTTCGAGGTGAGGCTCGCTACCGAGGTCACCGCGGAAGATATCGAGACGGTGATGTGCTTTATCATCGAGCCGGATCAGCTGCGTATCAATAAGGCAGCGCCCGAAGAAACCGATGAGGAAGCGCCGGTCGAGAAGACACTTGTCGAGAAAGCGCCTATCGAAAAAAAGACCGTCGATAAAGCGTCCAAGTCGCCGGGCACGGTTTCGCGTCAATCCAAGCCCAAGGCGGCGGTGGAATCCTCTATCCGCGTATCCGTTGAGAAAGTCGACCAGATCATCAACCTGGTCGGGGAGTTGATCATTACCCAATCCATGCTCGATGAAACCGTAAGCCGACTGCAAACCTCGGGGAATGCGGCGCTGGTCAACGGCATGAGCCTTCTCCAACGCAACGCCCGGGATCTCCAGGAAGCGGTCATGTCGATACGCATGGTGCCGATGGATTATGTCTTCAGTCGTTTTCCTCGCCTGGTGCACGATCTCGCGAAGCAGTTAGGCAAAGAAGTCGAGCTGATCACCGACGGCGAAGCCACGGAGCTCGACAAGAGCCTGACCGAGCGCATCATTGATCCCTTGACTCATCTGATACGCAATAGCCTGGATCACGGGATCGAAACCCCCGAAAAACGCGAGGCGTCGGGCAAGCCGAGAACCGGGCGCTTGACGCTTTCCGCGCAGCATCAAGGCGGCCAGATCCTGATCGAAATCGTCGACGACGGCGCGGGCATGGATCGGGAAATCCTGCTGGCCAAGGCCAGGGAAAACGGGTTGGCGATGAACGGCAATATAAGCGATGACATGAGCGATGAAGACGTCTGGCAGCTGATTTTCGCCCCGGGGTTCTCCACCAGCAAGACGGTCAGCGATGTTTCCGGTCGGGGCGTAGGCATGGATGTGGTCAAGCGCAATATCCAGAGCCTGGGAGGGCACGTCGAAATATTTTCTCGGCCCGGTGAAGGTACCACCACCCGCATCGTACTGCCGCTGACCCTGGCGATTCTCGACGGCATGTCCGTCAAGGTCGGCAATGAAATATTTGTACTGCCCTTGAGCGCCGTCATCGAATCGCTGCAGCCGACGCCATCGATGCTGCATGTCATGAACGGCCGGGATCTCCTGCTCAAGGTGCGCGACGACTACCTGCCGGTGGTGGCACTGAATCAACTGCTGGATATCGATGATGCCTGCCAGGAACCCACCCAAGGAATTCTCGTGATCGTGCGGGGCAAAGGGCGACGTTACGCACTGCTGGTGGATCGACTGGTGGGCCAGCAGCAGGTGGTGGTTAAGAATCTTGAGACCAATTATCGCAAGGTACCCGGTATTTCCGCGGCCACCATACTCGGCGACGGCAGCGTGTCGCTGATTCTGGATATCGCGGGTCTACATCATTTGAGTTGTAACCAAAAGGAACGCTTCGAGGAGCTTCAGTCATCATGA
- the motB gene encoding flagellar motor protein MotB — MSEEKQHRPIIIRRKKVVHGHHGGSWKIALADFMTALMALFLVMWILSSSSQEQREGVAEYFRTPLAEAITSGNGQAASSNIIPGGGPDPAHEEGELMRIDLRMETRPSLERQRFRNLKERIEQAIAADPVLRKLRDQLRIEMTPEGLRIQVVDTQQRPMFESGSDRVAPHMRRLLHTLAPLFNEVPNELSISGHTDSVPFVNGHQGYSNWELSADRANASRRELIRAGLDAQKLLRVSGLGDRVPVAESQAGDPVNRRIELLVLDKQVAQHIRFQKPYSVSSRLPSPAGSGAASETTPLQGFQQGLRQALGG; from the coding sequence ATGAGCGAGGAAAAGCAACATCGTCCCATTATCATCCGGCGCAAGAAGGTGGTGCACGGCCACCACGGCGGTAGCTGGAAGATAGCCCTGGCGGATTTCATGACTGCTTTGATGGCGCTATTCCTGGTGATGTGGATCCTCTCAAGCTCAAGCCAAGAGCAGCGCGAGGGCGTGGCGGAATACTTTCGCACGCCGCTGGCGGAGGCGATCACCAGTGGCAACGGCCAGGCCGCCAGCAGCAATATCATTCCCGGCGGCGGCCCGGACCCGGCCCATGAGGAAGGGGAGCTGATGCGTATCGACCTGCGTATGGAAACTCGGCCCAGCTTGGAGCGCCAGCGTTTTCGCAATCTCAAGGAACGCATCGAGCAGGCTATCGCGGCGGACCCGGTGCTGCGCAAGCTGCGTGATCAGCTGCGTATCGAAATGACCCCGGAAGGGCTGCGCATTCAGGTGGTGGATACCCAGCAGCGGCCGATGTTCGAGTCCGGCAGCGATCGAGTAGCGCCTCACATGCGACGCCTGCTGCATACCCTGGCGCCCCTGTTCAACGAAGTGCCCAACGAGCTCAGCATCAGCGGCCACACGGATAGCGTGCCTTTCGTCAACGGCCATCAGGGGTACAGCAACTGGGAGCTCTCCGCGGACCGTGCCAATGCCTCTCGACGGGAACTGATTCGTGCGGGACTGGACGCGCAAAAACTGTTGCGGGTTTCCGGCCTCGGCGATCGAGTGCCGGTGGCGGAAAGCCAGGCCGGCGATCCGGTCAACCGGCGTATCGAACTGCTGGTGCTGGACAAGCAGGTCGCTCAGCACATTCGCTTCCAGAAGCCTTATTCCGTCAGCAGTCGGCTGCCGTCTCCCGCGGGTAGCGGAGCCGCGAGCGAAACCACGCCGCTGCAAGGCTTTCAACAGGGTCTGCGTCAGGCGCTTGGCGGCTAG